One Orcinus orca chromosome 7, mOrcOrc1.1, whole genome shotgun sequence genomic window carries:
- the HNRNPA3 gene encoding heterogeneous nuclear ribonucleoprotein A3 isoform X2 yields the protein MEGHDPKEPEQLRKLFIGGLSFETTDDSLREHFEKWGTLTDCVVMRDPQTKRSRGFGFVTYSCVEEVDAAMCARPHKVDGRVVEPKRAVSREDSVKPGAHLTVKKIFVGGIKEDTEEYNLRDYFEKYGKIETIEVMEDRQSGKKRGFAFVTFDDHDTVDKIVVQKYHTINGHNCEVKKALSKQEMQSAGSQRGRGGGSGNFMGRGGNFGGGGGNFGRGGNFGGRGGYGGGGGGSRGSYGGGDGGYNGFGGDGGNYGGGPGYSSRGGYGGGGPGYGNQGGGYGGGGGGYDGYNEGGNFGGNYGGGGSYNDFGNYSGQQQSNYGPMKGGSFGGRSSGSPYGGGYGSGGGSGGYGSRRF from the exons ATGGAG GGTCATGATCCAAAGGAACCAGAACAGTTGAGAAAACTGTTTATTGGTGGTCTGAGCTTTGAAACTACAGATGATAGCTTAAGAGAACATTTTGAGAAATGGGGCACACTTACAGATTGTGTG gtGATGAGAGACCCGCAAACAAAACGTTCCAGGGGCTTTGGTTTTGTTACTTACTCTTGTGTTGAAGAGGTGGATGCAGCAATGTGTGCTCGACCACACAAGGTTGATGGGCGTGTAGTGGAACCAAAGAGAGCTGTTTCTAGAGAG gatTCTGTAAAGCCTGGTGCCCATCTAACAGTGAAGAAAATTTTTGTTGGTGGTATTAAAGAAGATACAGAAGAATATAATTTGAGAGACTACTTTGAAAAGTATGGCAAGATTGAAACCATAGAAGTTATGGAAGACAGGCAGAGTGGAAAAAAGAGAGGATTTGCTTTTGTAACTTTTGATGATCATGATACAGTTGATAAAATTGTTG TTCAGAAATACCACACTATTAATGGGCATAATTGTGAAGTGAAAAAGGCCCTTTCTAAACAAGAAATGCAATCTGCTGGATCACAAAGAG GTCGTGGAGGTGGATCTGGCAACTTTATGGGTCGTGGAGGAAACTTTGGAGGTGGTGGAGGTAACTTTGGCCGTGGTGGAAACTTTGGTGGAAGAG GAGGgtatggtggtggaggtggtggcagCAGAGGTAGTTATGGAGGAGGTGATGGTGGATATAATGGATTTGGAGGCGACG GTGGTAACTATGGCGGTGGTCCTGGTTACAGTAGTAGAGGAGGCTATGGTGGTGGTGGACCAGGATATGGAAACCAAGGTGGTGGATACGGTGGCGGTGGTGGAGGATATGATGGTTACAATGAAGGAGGAAATTTTGGAG GTAActatggtggtggtgggagctaTAATGATTTTGGAAATTATAGTGGACAACAGCAATCAAATTATGGACCCATGAAGGGGGGCAGTTTTGGTGGAAGAAGCTCGGGAAGTCCCTATGGtg GTGGTTATGGATCTGGTGGTGGAAGTGGTGGATATGGTAGCAGAAGGTTctaa
- the HNRNPA3 gene encoding heterogeneous nuclear ribonucleoprotein A3 isoform X1, translating to MEVKPPPGRPQPDSGRRRRRRGEEGHDPKEPEQLRKLFIGGLSFETTDDSLREHFEKWGTLTDCVVMRDPQTKRSRGFGFVTYSCVEEVDAAMCARPHKVDGRVVEPKRAVSREDSVKPGAHLTVKKIFVGGIKEDTEEYNLRDYFEKYGKIETIEVMEDRQSGKKRGFAFVTFDDHDTVDKIVVQKYHTINGHNCEVKKALSKQEMQSAGSQRGRGGGSGNFMGRGGNFGGGGGNFGRGGNFGGRGGYGGGGGGSRGSYGGGDGGYNGFGGDGGNYGGGPGYSSRGGYGGGGPGYGNQGGGYGGGGGGYDGYNEGGNFGGNYGGGGSYNDFGNYSGQQQSNYGPMKGGSFGGRSSGSPYGGGYGSGGGSGGYGSRRF from the exons ATGGAGGTAAAACCGCCGCCCGGCCGCCCCCAGCCCGACTCCGGCCGTCGCCGTCGCCGCCGGGGGGAGGAG GGTCATGATCCAAAGGAACCAGAACAGTTGAGAAAACTGTTTATTGGTGGTCTGAGCTTTGAAACTACAGATGATAGCTTAAGAGAACATTTTGAGAAATGGGGCACACTTACAGATTGTGTG gtGATGAGAGACCCGCAAACAAAACGTTCCAGGGGCTTTGGTTTTGTTACTTACTCTTGTGTTGAAGAGGTGGATGCAGCAATGTGTGCTCGACCACACAAGGTTGATGGGCGTGTAGTGGAACCAAAGAGAGCTGTTTCTAGAGAG gatTCTGTAAAGCCTGGTGCCCATCTAACAGTGAAGAAAATTTTTGTTGGTGGTATTAAAGAAGATACAGAAGAATATAATTTGAGAGACTACTTTGAAAAGTATGGCAAGATTGAAACCATAGAAGTTATGGAAGACAGGCAGAGTGGAAAAAAGAGAGGATTTGCTTTTGTAACTTTTGATGATCATGATACAGTTGATAAAATTGTTG TTCAGAAATACCACACTATTAATGGGCATAATTGTGAAGTGAAAAAGGCCCTTTCTAAACAAGAAATGCAATCTGCTGGATCACAAAGAG GTCGTGGAGGTGGATCTGGCAACTTTATGGGTCGTGGAGGAAACTTTGGAGGTGGTGGAGGTAACTTTGGCCGTGGTGGAAACTTTGGTGGAAGAG GAGGgtatggtggtggaggtggtggcagCAGAGGTAGTTATGGAGGAGGTGATGGTGGATATAATGGATTTGGAGGCGACG GTGGTAACTATGGCGGTGGTCCTGGTTACAGTAGTAGAGGAGGCTATGGTGGTGGTGGACCAGGATATGGAAACCAAGGTGGTGGATACGGTGGCGGTGGTGGAGGATATGATGGTTACAATGAAGGAGGAAATTTTGGAG GTAActatggtggtggtgggagctaTAATGATTTTGGAAATTATAGTGGACAACAGCAATCAAATTATGGACCCATGAAGGGGGGCAGTTTTGGTGGAAGAAGCTCGGGAAGTCCCTATGGtg GTGGTTATGGATCTGGTGGTGGAAGTGGTGGATATGGTAGCAGAAGGTTctaa
- the HNRNPA3 gene encoding heterogeneous nuclear ribonucleoprotein A3 isoform X3 codes for MEVKPPPGRPQPDSGRRRRRRGEEGHDPKEPEQLRKLFIGGLSFETTDDSLREHFEKWGTLTDCVVMRDPQTKRSRGFGFVTYSCVEEVDAAMCARPHKVDGRVVEPKRAVSREDSVKPGAHLTVKKIFVGGIKEDTEEYNLRDYFEKYGKIETIEVMEDRQSGKKRGFAFVTFDDHDTVDKIVVQKYHTINGHNCEVKKALSKQEMQSAGSQRGRGGGSGNFMGRGGNFGGGGGNFGRGGNFGGRGGYGGGGGGSRGSYGGGDGGYNGFGGDGNYGGGGSYNDFGNYSGQQQSNYGPMKGGSFGGRSSGSPYGGGYGSGGGSGGYGSRRF; via the exons ATGGAGGTAAAACCGCCGCCCGGCCGCCCCCAGCCCGACTCCGGCCGTCGCCGTCGCCGCCGGGGGGAGGAG GGTCATGATCCAAAGGAACCAGAACAGTTGAGAAAACTGTTTATTGGTGGTCTGAGCTTTGAAACTACAGATGATAGCTTAAGAGAACATTTTGAGAAATGGGGCACACTTACAGATTGTGTG gtGATGAGAGACCCGCAAACAAAACGTTCCAGGGGCTTTGGTTTTGTTACTTACTCTTGTGTTGAAGAGGTGGATGCAGCAATGTGTGCTCGACCACACAAGGTTGATGGGCGTGTAGTGGAACCAAAGAGAGCTGTTTCTAGAGAG gatTCTGTAAAGCCTGGTGCCCATCTAACAGTGAAGAAAATTTTTGTTGGTGGTATTAAAGAAGATACAGAAGAATATAATTTGAGAGACTACTTTGAAAAGTATGGCAAGATTGAAACCATAGAAGTTATGGAAGACAGGCAGAGTGGAAAAAAGAGAGGATTTGCTTTTGTAACTTTTGATGATCATGATACAGTTGATAAAATTGTTG TTCAGAAATACCACACTATTAATGGGCATAATTGTGAAGTGAAAAAGGCCCTTTCTAAACAAGAAATGCAATCTGCTGGATCACAAAGAG GTCGTGGAGGTGGATCTGGCAACTTTATGGGTCGTGGAGGAAACTTTGGAGGTGGTGGAGGTAACTTTGGCCGTGGTGGAAACTTTGGTGGAAGAG GAGGgtatggtggtggaggtggtggcagCAGAGGTAGTTATGGAGGAGGTGATGGTGGATATAATGGATTTGGAGGCGACG GTAActatggtggtggtgggagctaTAATGATTTTGGAAATTATAGTGGACAACAGCAATCAAATTATGGACCCATGAAGGGGGGCAGTTTTGGTGGAAGAAGCTCGGGAAGTCCCTATGGtg GTGGTTATGGATCTGGTGGTGGAAGTGGTGGATATGGTAGCAGAAGGTTctaa